GGCAATAACAAaagtgtgtgttgctctgtggaATGGTATGAGGAGTTTACCaaatgacataataataatgataataataataataataatagatataATCTATTGACTCTGCTTTCCAGGAGCCATATGTTTGACGACTCTGGCTATTGCCACCATTGAGACAGCCCTCCCTCTGTGgatgatgaagaccatgtgtgCCAGCACATGGCAGCTAGGTATTCACGACAGACCAACGTTCACAAGTATTCACTCTTTATTTATGTAATCTTCATCTTCGGTGTCTTTGTGCCAGGCGTTGTCTTCCTGCCAGACAGCGTATCCTACCTCATTGCATCCAACATCTTTGGTCACCTGTCCCAAAAACACAGTGGCAGGTATGTCGACAAGAGTCTGAAAGAAACATGTTGTttaagtgtttttcttcatgGTTTTGGTGCCAAATATAGATTATCATATATCCTGTTTGTACTGTGTTGTTAATCTCTTCCCACAGTTGGCTTTGTGCTTGTATTGGAATGATCCTGGCGGGAATAACCACCATTTCTGTGAGTCTCATGGATTAAGTAAATGGTTTGtctataaagcaggtctgggtgctgtataaatactgtaaaagtaTCAtaacgctcagtccacggagaaatgaaacacagcccgtattcagacactgtacctttaaacgagccgtcaggacttcctgtaaggttgtgatgtcacaactatagagccacgccccccccccctcaggaactactcttcaagtgtttggaggtggttcagtttgtctaaaacggcttgtttcagacagagggggggggggagctgaGGGGCTGtatgaagggccaggagaagatggaTAAGGAGTTTTATGAACTGTGGATCACgcaaagctgctctggtggagtcccagaataaaaacagagctgaaatgagcatgatatgggacctttaataaaCAAACTTTCATATACCGGATATATTCACCGTCATTGTGTTTAATATCTGTTCTAACATCGAGACGTATTTTATTATCTGTGCATTAGTATTAGTAAAGTGGTGATAGAATGTACAGTGTAGTTCTTGTTATCCAGGAATATTATTATTGCATTAAATAGGTACTCAGTAATTCAAGAAATACCTATTATAATAGCAGCGTTTACTATCATTTGCGGGCTGTAATCTAAAGCAAGTAAACTGTCCGTGATGCTGTAAATGTCTCCTTACGTTTCAGTTTGGATTTTCCACCAACATCTACCATGTGATTGTTCTGAATGCCCTCGTTGGCTTTTCAGTGGGTGAGTCATGCATAATATTTGTTCGGTCCAACAAACGACTTGTCGGTCGGAATAACCACCGGATTGTCTCGTGTGTCTCCCAGGCACGGTGGACTCCTCAGTAATGCCCCTCATGGGTTACTTGGTAGACCGGAGATATGTGCCGGTGTATGGCACGGTTTATGCCGTCGCTGATGCTGCAGTCTGCATTGGATTCTGCGTAGGTAAGCATGATCCATCAACACGGAACAGAGGCTCTAttgtgagtgggggggggggggggggggggtttcattgatttttttttggttttgttttgtctttttgttttcacgTGCTATGGGTTAAAGCTGCACGTAAACAACAAGTCAGATAATTAtgatattattaataatgtgaAAGTAGTCGCGACGAATCCACGCAGAAGTTTTTATCCGACTCTTTTGCTTCTCCTGTCAGCTGTGCAGAGAATCACAGCTTCTTTTCACCAACCGTTGGGGTTCGTTATATAACACCAAAACCTCACACGGAcaaagttagcatttagcagatTTTGCCCTCAGAAACACCACcgagctaaaagaagagtgaatactGGAAATGCATGCATCAGCGGCCAAAAGCACGGCACAAACACGTGCATGTTTGCTGACACTTTCGCCACTTTAAACGGTGAaccttttgcatgtttttcagcTTCAGGCATGCTGATGTTGTTAGCTTTGTGCGGAGCCAGGCTTGCTGCTCCCCGCTCCCTGTCTTTgtcctaagctaagctaagctaaccatttGGAGGCTGTTTTATAATTGTCTCTTCTGTCCAAAGGTCCAGCTATTGCAGGTCCCATCGTGGCGTCGATTGGCTTCCTCTGGCTCATGGCCATAATTGGAACGGTCAATATAATCTTCGCTCCACTCTGCATCTTCCTTTTGAGTCCACCCCAGCAGGAGGGACATTAGGTGAGAGCCGGGGGGTGGGAACAATACCTATAAACACCTTTGTTATACATACAGTGACGTATGAGTTTGAAAAAgcatgttttgttctttcacCATGTCCTATATTGGTGTCATCCaacacagtggttcccaacccgGGGGTTCGCCAAAGCTCCATTGATTTTAAGGATGTtcttatataaaatataataaacatgcatttgattcatttctgtgaatAAGACAACtacatttaagggttatttCCAGAAGCAGATATTTGTATTTGGTAGCTGTTACTGTTTCGCAATGTTCAGCGCTCTGTGTGTCgcttgtgtttgttcattttgctCACCAGTGTCACTTTTATTTCTCAcaatttagaaagaaaaagtgcAGAAGATCAGTACAGAAGATTTTGGTTTGGTCATCTTTTGGCCAGCGGGACACTCGCCCCCAGATCGAGATTTTTTCAGCCATCTGGTGAAGATTGGAGATTTGCCTTCacgattgttttattttgttgtatgtgtttgtttagaTGAAGTGCTCAatgaagcactttttttttttctcatctgttcCTCTCACATCAAGGCTCAACTTGGTGCGTCATGTTCGGTCCGTTAAAGGCCTGTGTCTGTGATAGTAGAGAAATGCCAATATGCAATAGTGCATATAGAAAGTGGGCCCCTCGTGTTGATAACACAAATATTAGACCCAATTTATGTGCTTTATATTAACAGAGTGGCTAAAAGGAGGCGGCATCAGGAGGAAGCTAGTGTAGAATCAGTGTGTATTGCATGGCTGAGACAGCGGCCAGACCCACTTTTGTAAAAGTAAGTAGTCAAGTCAAATATTTACTAATAATGTATTAGGCGCATTCATTCTAAATTAAGCTTTGCATTGTGTGCTCTAGTGGCCGGCCACCGCTGCCTTGACCACTTCTGTAATGATGCCTGCAATGTTTGAGAGCGCACAGTAAAGTAATGGCATTCTCTCGGCACCACATAGAACGAAAAAGATAGAGATTTCAAAACACATAGAGCACCGAGATTCTATTCTCCAGTGTAGTTTGTTTTCGGACTACGTctcatgaaataaaaaggctgTGTACACAACTGCTTAccgtgtgttttctgtgttgacaCTGTGAGACAATGTGTCGCCTCACCCCGAGGGAACACCACAGGCCCTGCACTTGTTTGCAATGGCTCTGGCTAGGTGACAGGGAAAGGATCGGGGTCTGTGCCCGGAAGGGGTTCCACAAGGATCAAATGTGGTCCCCCTCCTCTTCTACTTGGGAGGATTAGCTGCTCCCTCACTCAGGAAGcggcacgggggggggggggggggggtgtcattCCTCACCTGGACTACCGACCCTTTATACGACTGCATCAATATGGTAGGAGTCATGAATTTTTGCCAGAGGTAAGGAGAAAGAAAATTTGCATCAAGAAAAGCCAACGACAGAACGCAAGGCTTCAACTGACTGTGTGCAGaggtttgtttgtatttgtgttattttggagGAGCCCAGAGTTATTTGCACATGAATGAGTCAAGGTAAATAGTGAAAAAATCATTGCGATACTGGCGATAATTCCAATATGGCATGAACGTCGCCATAAGACTCTACAGCCACGGTAAGAGCACAGTGACGTTGTACTTAGCGGTGgtttcagcatgctaacatgctcgcaatgataatgctaacatgctgatgtttagagGGTATCATGTTCCTCAATGGTGCCACtcagtttagcgtgttagcatgctagaaCTTGCATATTGCAAGATTCATCCTCCAAATTTAATAGCAATCCACCCAATAGCTGTTGAGGTGCTTTGCTTAAATCAACAAATGTCGACCTCATGATGGAacaaaagtcaggggatcgcaTCATTAGGATACATGGTCTGGGAGCCACGAATGTCTCTACAGAATTTGGCGCCAATCTATCACTTGTCGGATTGACATGACGTGTTGGATTGGAAGATGAGTTCTTCAGGTGTTCCACCGAAAAGAATTTTGGGGcgcagttttttttaaaaagaaataacgTTAATCCATCTGTTCTAGAGGAATGTTTCCCATAAAGTCAATATGGATATTTCAGGGGGTTTGCttcaagacagaaaacattatgATCCAAGAGAACAGGGTTCATGCACACAGTTGAAATGCTAGCAGCAGCGAGGATATATGTGATATATGTGCCGTTTGCAGTCCTTTGGCAGCCATGGGTATCATTTAACTCACTCCAgtttctcacaaacacaaagctgttgAGATCCACAAAAATTGGATGTCTGGTGATGTCAATTATTTCCACACTCTGGGCAGTGGCCGACTGCATAAATTACGAGCAGGTGACTCTGAATAGAGGTCCTGTTTACCTTGCAAATATTGGAAAAGGGAAATCAACATTAGCTTAACCATGTCAACTACAATATAAGCCATGGCCTGACATGAGTCAGTTATATGTGAAATGTTTGCTAATGAAAGTAATAGCCTCCTGTGGAAGCTATCATTGAGTTGACAAATATTTGATGGCAGGCATGATCTGTGATAATTCGACTTGAGACATGAGTGTTTACTGATGGGCTGTATCAACTGCACTGTTAACAGTTTTTCCCACAATTGCTAAGTCTCATATCTCTATACTTAATGCTCCAGCACATGGAATCATGGTTCCTCCAATCGACACGCAGGTGAAGTTCCTGAGCTCCTCAAAAAGTTCTTGGTCCTCTGGGAAAGTTCCTGCTGTGGAAACGCCCTGTTGGTCATGTTAAAGAAGGctcagtcattttcttttaGGGAAATGTTACtcagacaggaggaaatagtacatttgtttgggactattcTCAGCTGTGGATGAACACAAATTCGGCGCTCTCGTGAGCTTTTAGAATGACTCAAACcaaactacagtgtccatgttCATCGTAACATAGGAACatgtcactctgtgtttttagtagtttatggacaacaatggagctcaaTAGCACAGAAGAATAATACCAGGCTCTAAATACACAGACAATATTTGTTAGCAGGTAAATTCAccgttggttttggtctttacaTGGGATTTACTGACATTAACAAATCGCCAGTCCTGTGACACACACCCTGACCATGTCTGGTCATTGCTTCCCCCATAACCACTAAAATGCCAAAGGAgcctttaaaaatacagtatattcattttGGGTGTCATTTTGGAAAAGTTCTGGTTTTGGGTGACAAAAATACTAGAAGaaccatttttttaaatgtagccTCCTTAGTGTGGATGTTCTGTAACAGCCAGAATAAACAACAGCTTTTCCCCCTCTGGCTGTCCTATCACTTGGCGCATCATCTGTTTGTGTTAGTGTAATGAGTCCAGAGATCGCTCCGCGTGACAGGGAAATTAAACAACTCGTTTTTCAAGGTAAGTAGGTTTACTGTTAGTTTTGAAAAAGTAGGTGGGGAAAAGGACCGAGGCAACAAAATCAGCATGTTCCAGTGAGCAGTCAGTTGGACATGTGCGAGCAGTCACTGTCGAACTCACCgccagttttttttgttatagAAATGCTTCGATAACATTTGTCAAAAAACActaatttgtgaaatatttgatattttcaggGTTGCAAAGTATGGATGAGCATGCGAGCCGtggtaagacaaaaaaaaaaatgtatttaatttaatttatttaatgcGCCTATGAATGCTATCGctacaattttgtttttgaatactATTTGCATGGCACGTTTTAGACTAATAGCTATAAACAAATACAGGCAGAGCTGATTATTATTGTGGTCCAGCCTTACATTGTcaaaatttgttttgtaaatgcaACTGTAGaatgtattattcattttatgcTGTTGTCTTTTACTTGCTTGCAGCACACGTGACTACAAATGGATCGGTCAAGCATGTCTTGTCCCCTGAGAACTGTGACGTTGACATTTTGGACAACGGAAGGACCGTCAATGACTTCATAGACGATAAAATAAAAGAGCTCGATTCGGGGGTGAGCATCGGAGACGTCCAGACACTTCAGTTTTCCCAACTACGACCATTGTGAGACgtgcattttcaaaataaaatgttaactTTGCTTTGTTCGTTCAGGACAGCGAGGAGCCATTCTATGTGGCAAACCTAGATAGTATGCTAAAGAGGCACCTCAGGTGGCTCACGAACTTACCTCGAGTCAAGCCGTTCTATGCAGTGAAGTGCAACAACACACCGGCGGTTCTGAAGATGCTGAGCGCTCTGGACACAGGCTTCGACTGTGCCAGCAAGGTACTGATGAAGTATTCCAAAAGATAATCTGCTCTCTGAGAAAGGTTGTGTCCTTCTCGGCCTGCTCGTTTGACACATGTTTTGGTCTGACGCAGGGTGAGATTCAGCTGGCCCTGTCCCTCGGAGTGACGCCTGATCAAATCATTTACGCGCACACAACCAAACCGCTGTCGCACATCAAATACGCCTGCGCTCATGGAATAGACACGATGACTTTTGATAGCGAGGAGGAACTCTTGAAAATATCCCTTTGTCATGCCAAAGCCAAGTAAGTGAAAAGCTACTAGTATTTTTGCTCCGAATGTTTAGCGGGCATGATGATTGATTGACAAGTGCTTTTTGAATCGCTTTCCAGGCTGGTGCTCCGCATCGCAGTGGATGACTCCGAGTCGCTGGTCAAACTCAGTTCAAAGTTTGGAGCCAGCCTGGTGTCAGTCGGTATGCTGCTGGAACGCGCTGAAGAGCTGGGCTTAGAGGTCATTGGGGTCAGCTTTCATGTGGGCAGCGGGTGCACTGGAAGTTTGGCGTTCAAGAAGGCCATAGCAGCTGCCCGATATGCCTTTGACATAGCGGTAAGTCGTTGTTCTAGCAACAGAACACTGAAGAATTCAATTCAAATCCTTTGTCAATTTTTTTAGTCATGATTTGCAAGTCAGTGGACGcaactgtctgctgttttttggggggggacaCCcaagaaaatgttcaaatattacACACAGTGGCTTTGAATTTTGAATGACGTGACTGATTGcttgatgtctttttttccccctagaCTTTGTTGGGATTCCAGATGAGACTCTTGGATATTGGTGGAGGATTCTCTGCGATTGGGGAATTTGAATACAAATTTGAGGaggtaaaatgaaaaacaaaaaaatatatatatatatatacaatgcCGCAGTGCTCGTTCATTGATATGCTGCACTTCCATTATCCAGGTCAAAGAACTGACAAAAGGAGCAAAACTCAAAAACTATGTAGGACATGTACACAATTGCTACATCTAGAATAaacttttaccttttttccTTTAAGGACTATGTACACTTTGTAGGAACCTCTAAATGCGTACTAGAAAAGGTAACGTTTTGAAGGAAATGTTAGGTTTGCTGGCACCTTGACACATCTGATGGCACTTCTATGTCCACAGAATGTGACGTTGCCCCTTCATTTACTCACTGCTACCGATTTGCCATGCAGTTTCTTGCACTTTCGTAGTGGCAGGTTAAGAGGTTTGTCTCTTTTGTCTGAggaatacagagaaaaaaaaagaattgtccTTATGTCCTTATGTGCCTCATGGCAAATAACAAAGTGGAACAcctaaatagtccttattcacatatattaaccagaaatcttaatattctgtacgacctcctttggccctgataacaacttgcattctttgcaaccacaaaacaaatgtttctgttcaggaatgcaagtaaataactgtcatttggcatc
The sequence above is a segment of the Enoplosus armatus isolate fEnoArm2 chromosome 17, fEnoArm2.hap1, whole genome shotgun sequence genome. Coding sequences within it:
- the LOC139299883 gene encoding ornithine decarboxylase-like, which produces MVPPIDTQDSEEPFYVANLDSMLKRHLRWLTNLPRVKPFYAVKCNNTPAVLKMLSALDTGFDCASKGEIQLALSLGVTPDQIIYAHTTKPLSHIKYACAHGIDTMTFDSEEELLKISLCHAKAKLVLRIAVDDSESLVKLSSKFGASLVSVGMLLERAEELGLEVIGVSFHVGSGCTGSLAFKKAIAAARYAFDIATLLGFQMRLLDIGGGFSAIGEFEYKFEEFSEVINGALDEFFPPDSGVQIIAEPGRYYVESAFTLAANVIAKRVVEDDMDQRCDVEKNSPNRVMMYYLNDGVYGSLSCIMFDPAHSNLEPYLHRAVESSEQRYRSIIWGPTCDCIDKVTDGYWIPELHVGDWLLIDNMGAYSVSVSGDFNSFERAHIYPVVTAETWHALNLTHTYGISH